The region GCTCCCCCAACTGACGATCGAGATCGCCCAACTCTTGCGTGACGCCGGAGACGAGGGTCTCGGCGAAGTGGACCACCTCGTCGGCGGCGTTCTGTGCCTCCCAGAAGGTCGGGAAGACCTGCTCCGGAGTCACATCCGTCACATCGATCTGGAACATCATCTGCAGCGCGTATTCTCGACCTCGGCGTCGTTGCCCCACGATCGACTCCTACCCGCCGGCGGTCTTGATGAGACGGGCCATTTCGATGGCGACAAGTGCGGCGTCTACGCCCTTGTTCCCCTTGACCCCGCCGCTGCGTGCGTGGGCCTGTTCGACGTTGTCGGTCGTCAACACGCCGTAGGAGACCGGGCGATGATGACGCAGGGCGACGTCACCCAATCCACGCGTCGTCTCCTGACAGATGTAATCGAAGTGCGGCGTCTGCCCACGAATCACGGCGCCGAGCGCGATGACGGCATCCGGTGCGAAGTCGCTACGCAACAGGGACTGGCAGGCGAGAGGGAGCTCGAACGCACCGG is a window of Acidobacteriota bacterium DNA encoding:
- the ribH gene encoding 6,7-dimethyl-8-ribityllumazine synthase, which gives rise to MSHSASSGPDASGLRIGIAVSRFNQPITDKLLSACVETLCGHGCEDSQQRVVSVAGAFELPLACQSLLRSDFAPDAVIALGAVIRGQTPHFDYICQETTRGLGDVALRHHRPVSYGVLTTDNVEQAHARSGGVKGNKGVDAALVAIEMARLIKTAGG